In Opisthocomus hoazin isolate bOpiHoa1 chromosome 17, bOpiHoa1.hap1, whole genome shotgun sequence, one DNA window encodes the following:
- the FAM229A gene encoding protein FAM229A yields the protein MSSQRVLQTQRFPVEAGDCPSMAVPPETQEPVGAERCVGRQLRRCPGSHRLTLPNVPIDVFIAMGGSGWPRTA from the exons ATGAGCTCGCAGCGGGTGCTGCAGACTCAGAGGTTCCCCGTCGAGGCAGGCGACTGTCCCAGCATGGCCGTGCCCCCCGAGACGCAGGAGCCCGTGGGCGCCGAGCGCTGCGTGGGACG GCAGCTGCGTCGATGCCCCGGCAGCCACCGCCTGACGCTGCCCAACGTCCCCATCGACGTCTTCATTGCCATGGGTGGCAGCGGGTGGCCTCGCACCGCCTGA
- the TSSK3 gene encoding testis-specific serine/threonine-protein kinase 3, producing MEGFLLAHGYQLGRTLGEGMYSKVKEAFSQKHQKKVAIKIIDKKEGMEEFVNKFLPWELQIVSRLDHKNIIRVHEILESAEGKVCLVMELAEDGDIFDFVLREGPLPEPQARALFQQLVEAVKYCHSCGVAHRDLKCENALLQGRTLKLTDFGFAKLLPGDGWELSWTSCGSTAYAAPEVLRGTPHDCRKGDVWSMGVILYVLLCARLPFDDADIPRMLYNQQKGVPVPEHLGISTECQNLLKMLLEPDMSLRPSIEAVGWHPWLTNP from the exons ATGGAGGGGTTTCTGCTCGCCCACGGCTACCAGCTCGGCAGGACCCTGGGGGAGGGGATGTACTCCAAGGTGAAGGAGGCTTTTTCCCAGAAGCACCAGAAGAAAGTGGCAATTAAAATAATTGACAAGAAGGAAGGCATGGAAG AGTTCGTTAACAAATTCCTGCCCTGGGAGCTCCAGATCGTCTCGCGCTTGGACCACAAGAACATCATCCGCGTGCACGAGATACTGGAATCTGCCGAGGGGAAGGTCTGCCTCGTGATGGAGCTGGCGGAGGACGGGGACATCTTCGACTTCGTGCTCCGCGAGGGtcccctgcccgagccccaggcccggGCACTCTTCCAGCAGCTGGTCGAGGCCGTCAAGTACTGCCACAGCTGCGGGGTGGCCCACCGCGACCTCAAGTGCGAGAACGCCCTGCTGCAGGGCCGCACCTTGAAGCTGACGGATTTCGGCTTCGCCAAGCTGCTCCCCGGGGACGGCTGGGAGCTGAGCTGGACCTCCTGCGGCAGCACGGCCTACGCTGCGCCCGAGGTGCTGCGGGGCACACCCCACGACTGCCGGAAGGGCGACGTCTGGAGCATGGGTGTCATCCTCTACGTCCTGCTCTGCGCCCGCCTGCCCTTCGACGACGCTGACATCCCCAGGATGCTGTACAACCAGCAGAAAGGCGTCCCCGTGCCTGAGCACCTGGGGATCTCCACGGAGTGCCAGAACCTCCTGAAAATGCTCCTGGAACCAGACATGAGCCTGCGGCCCTCCATCGAGGCGGTCGGCTGGCACCCGTGGCTGACTAACCCCTGA